A genomic stretch from Antarcticibacterium flavum includes:
- a CDS encoding TolC family protein, whose translation MLRTLLCIIFLLGAGSSFCQTDTLRLNLDECIKIALENNLELRRADLRAETSERNLSNSRANLLPSLNARINGGVNNGRSIDPFTNTYIEEQLSFSNVGLSLGATVFNGLRLRNSILRDRYNLQASEMEVEEARQNLILDVTLAYLQALNNRDLVRLAEVRLETTSRQLDRLQDLYEEGSGNPAAYTDILGQIANDRTAVVRAGNALTNAILTLSQLLNVEQPVVPETLAREEIIVDYTFSPEEVYEQALEGFPSIKARELRIEAAKKNINVARAFYFPEISFFAQLNTNFSSAARFFTETGTRVTETGGFVNLGDGTLPVFTNETIFERQEIGVYDQFSNNLNSVVGVAVDIPLFNGFRARNNTALQKIVLEESKVELENTRLIFRQSIQQAHADMQAAYREFHILQEQLEAYRESFRINEIRFNSGVSNIVEFIISKNNLDMAEINLANAKYEYLLRVQVLDYFRGKD comes from the coding sequence ATGCTTCGAACACTTTTATGTATTATTTTTCTGTTGGGAGCAGGGAGTTCCTTTTGTCAAACCGATACGCTTAGATTAAACCTGGACGAGTGTATCAAAATTGCACTGGAAAATAACCTGGAGCTTCGAAGGGCCGACTTAAGAGCAGAAACTTCTGAAAGAAATTTGAGTAATTCCCGGGCGAACCTTCTTCCAAGCCTTAATGCCCGTATTAACGGTGGGGTAAACAACGGGCGGAGTATAGATCCTTTTACCAACACTTATATTGAGGAACAACTTTCATTTTCCAATGTAGGATTAAGCCTGGGAGCTACTGTTTTTAATGGGCTAAGGTTAAGGAATAGTATTTTAAGGGACAGGTATAACCTGCAGGCATCAGAAATGGAGGTGGAGGAGGCCAGGCAAAATTTGATCCTGGATGTAACCCTGGCATACCTGCAGGCATTGAACAACAGGGACCTCGTAAGGCTGGCAGAGGTAAGGCTGGAAACTACATCCAGGCAACTGGACCGCCTTCAGGATCTCTATGAAGAGGGATCTGGGAATCCTGCTGCGTATACAGATATACTCGGGCAAATAGCCAATGACAGGACAGCCGTGGTGCGAGCTGGAAACGCCCTTACCAATGCGATCCTCACCCTTTCCCAGCTCCTTAATGTGGAGCAGCCGGTGGTACCGGAAACCCTTGCCCGGGAAGAGATTATTGTCGATTATACTTTCTCTCCTGAAGAGGTGTATGAACAGGCACTGGAAGGTTTTCCATCTATAAAGGCAAGGGAATTGAGGATTGAAGCAGCAAAAAAGAATATCAATGTTGCCAGAGCATTCTATTTTCCTGAAATCTCTTTCTTCGCACAGCTTAATACAAATTTCTCCAGTGCCGCCAGGTTCTTTACAGAAACAGGTACAAGAGTTACGGAGACCGGTGGGTTTGTAAACCTGGGAGACGGTACGCTACCTGTTTTTACCAATGAGACTATTTTTGAGAGACAGGAAATAGGGGTCTATGACCAGTTCAGCAATAACCTTAACTCGGTTGTAGGGGTAGCGGTAGACATTCCTTTGTTCAACGGCTTCAGGGCCCGCAATAACACGGCACTTCAAAAGATAGTACTGGAAGAATCGAAAGTGGAACTGGAAAACACGCGGCTCATTTTCAGGCAATCCATACAGCAGGCACATGCGGATATGCAGGCGGCATACAGGGAATTCCACATTCTGCAGGAGCAACTTGAAGCATACCGCGAATCCTTCCGCATAAATGAAATAAGGTTTAACAGCGGGGTTTCCAATATTGTAGAATTTATAATTAGCAAAAACAATCTGGATATGGCAGAGATCAACCTGGCAAATGCCAAATATGAATACCTGTTAAGAGTGCAGGTGCTGGACTATTTCAGGGGGAAGGATTAA
- a CDS encoding ABC transporter permease, which produces MKNNFKIAWRSLGKSKAYTAINILGLAAGMAGFIIVLMVLNFEMSYDKWDPELQQVHRISMRVQDDIMEATPAPLASFLAEKHPGIEAATSMQGAGEYEVLISNEHKSIYYKGFTSADSLFLQVFPYELSSGNRATALDAPNAVIISEELSKVLFGSRNPMGETVKIFNAMEGVITGVIKKPTTPSHRTVHLVMRDPYANQNFFWNNFSYDTYIKLKEPVEEAALDVGLNRIFFEERIKGDEQQMAAYKAGNSPVLFSDAVPNIQNFSKFGNSNMKTVSILFILAVLLLFTGAINFSNLTVAKSISRAKEVGIRKTLGSGRQKLIFQFMSETGLQCTISLIIAILVVLIGLPYLNSSLNLQLSFMGQNSWDLLMQLGICLLVITLLSGIYPALYLSRLNPVKVLKGNFSGGKKGLGFRNVLLTFQFIVTGFFIVAIIGVNRQLDFMQNMDKGFTDEQVLRIETTQATREQGFDQTRLALLSIPGVSSVAKTTTVPGDKIADSSTYNFNYKAQQVRMGSVKVSTDYFKTLEVPLVSGRYFNESVADQNTRSAIINEAAARKLPVDDPIGETISFGGCDEGDVQIVGVVKDINVHGFEFTVKPAVYTIENKACMYQSGGAILVKLRSNQIQGTVAAIEQEWKSIEPNFPIRYSFLDTNFQQLFSSYYRLQKILSFFGGIAILISIMGLFALTAFIIKQRTREIGIRKLLGANLKTITTLIGRDFLLLVFLATLISIPISWWAVNQWLQDFAYKASLDWWIYASAGIIVLIIAIVTVSFQTVKAAMQNPVDSLRTE; this is translated from the coding sequence GTGAAAAACAACTTTAAAATCGCATGGAGAAGCCTTGGAAAGAGCAAGGCCTATACTGCTATTAACATCCTGGGACTGGCTGCGGGGATGGCCGGTTTTATTATTGTTTTAATGGTGCTAAACTTTGAAATGAGTTATGATAAATGGGACCCGGAACTGCAGCAGGTGCATAGGATCTCAATGAGGGTACAGGATGATATCATGGAAGCCACACCGGCACCACTTGCCTCTTTTTTAGCTGAAAAACATCCCGGGATTGAAGCTGCAACCTCAATGCAGGGTGCAGGGGAATACGAGGTCCTCATAAGCAATGAGCATAAAAGTATTTATTACAAGGGATTCACATCTGCCGATTCTCTTTTCCTGCAGGTCTTTCCCTATGAGCTATCAAGCGGGAACAGGGCTACCGCACTGGATGCTCCAAATGCAGTGATCATAAGTGAAGAATTGTCTAAAGTTCTTTTTGGGTCCAGGAACCCTATGGGTGAAACTGTCAAAATTTTTAATGCCATGGAAGGGGTGATTACGGGGGTGATCAAAAAACCGACAACACCTTCGCACCGTACAGTGCACTTGGTAATGAGAGATCCCTATGCAAACCAGAATTTTTTCTGGAATAATTTTTCTTATGACACCTACATTAAATTAAAAGAACCCGTGGAGGAGGCTGCTCTTGATGTGGGACTAAACCGCATCTTTTTTGAGGAGCGTATAAAAGGGGATGAACAGCAAATGGCAGCATATAAGGCTGGCAACAGCCCTGTGCTATTTAGCGATGCTGTTCCCAATATTCAAAATTTCTCCAAATTTGGCAACAGTAATATGAAAACAGTTTCTATTCTGTTCATCCTGGCTGTCCTGCTATTATTTACAGGTGCCATAAATTTTAGTAACCTTACTGTGGCGAAATCCATAAGCAGGGCAAAGGAGGTAGGAATTCGAAAAACCCTGGGGTCTGGTCGGCAAAAGCTCATTTTCCAATTTATGAGTGAGACGGGTCTTCAGTGTACAATCAGCTTAATAATAGCTATCCTGGTGGTGTTGATTGGTTTGCCATATCTCAACTCTTCCCTCAACCTTCAGCTTAGTTTTATGGGGCAGAATTCTTGGGACCTTTTGATGCAACTGGGAATTTGCCTGTTAGTCATCACACTCTTATCGGGTATTTATCCTGCTTTATACCTGTCCAGGTTAAACCCGGTAAAGGTTTTAAAGGGCAATTTTTCCGGAGGAAAAAAAGGACTTGGGTTTCGAAATGTATTGTTGACATTTCAATTCATTGTCACCGGCTTTTTTATTGTAGCCATTATTGGTGTGAACCGGCAGCTGGATTTTATGCAGAATATGGATAAGGGATTTACAGATGAGCAGGTGTTGCGCATTGAAACGACTCAAGCCACCCGGGAACAGGGATTTGATCAAACCCGCCTGGCCCTGTTATCCATTCCGGGGGTAAGTAGTGTAGCCAAGACCACCACAGTACCCGGTGATAAAATAGCCGACTCCTCAACCTACAATTTCAATTATAAAGCACAACAGGTTCGAATGGGATCGGTCAAAGTGAGTACAGATTATTTTAAGACGCTGGAGGTGCCGCTGGTATCGGGTAGGTATTTCAACGAAAGTGTGGCCGATCAAAATACCCGCAGCGCCATTATCAATGAAGCTGCAGCAAGGAAGTTACCGGTGGATGATCCTATAGGCGAAACCATCTCTTTTGGAGGGTGTGATGAGGGCGACGTACAAATTGTGGGAGTGGTTAAGGATATAAACGTGCATGGATTTGAATTTACAGTAAAACCTGCGGTTTATACTATTGAAAATAAAGCCTGTATGTATCAAAGTGGTGGGGCTATTTTGGTAAAGCTCAGGTCCAATCAAATCCAGGGTACTGTAGCGGCAATTGAGCAGGAATGGAAATCTATTGAACCCAATTTCCCAATTCGTTATTCCTTTCTGGATACCAATTTTCAGCAGCTGTTCAGTTCTTACTACAGGCTACAAAAGATACTCAGTTTTTTTGGTGGTATCGCAATCCTCATTTCTATTATGGGATTATTTGCCTTGACAGCTTTCATCATTAAGCAACGCACCCGCGAAATAGGAATAAGGAAATTGCTGGGAGCAAATTTGAAAACCATAACAACACTTATCGGCAGGGACTTTTTGCTGCTGGTATTCCTGGCTACCCTTATTTCAATTCCTATAAGCTGGTGGGCTGTGAACCAATGGCTTCAGGATTTCGCTTATAAAGCCAGCCTTGATTGGTGGATATACGCTTCCGCAGGGATTATTGTTTTAATTATAGCTATTGTTACCGTAAGCTTCCAAACCGTCAAAGCAGCAATGCAAAATCCCGTGGATAGTTTAAGGACAGAGTAG
- a CDS encoding peptidase domain-containing ABC transporter translates to MFRIAEFPGYRQLDQMDCGPTCLKMITEFFGRDFHLDYLRKISGLQKSGASFAGLSTALEELGIDSIGVKAEMEELINEVPLPAIAHWNSNHFVVVYKTNRKYIFISDPAVGRVKYKHSEFREKWAGGSAKGVLLLVEPTEHYLEQESPEMKSKSSFQFLIDYLLPYRKYLNQVLIGLFLATVIQLILPFLTQSLVDYGINFQNIGFIHLIVIAQLFLFLSRSATEVIRDWLLLYISTRVNIEMISDFLDKLLKLPISYFDSKTTGDFLQRIYDHQRVDEFLSGRALTIPFDIFYIIVFAVVLYFFDPTITFIFILGTGLFLGWSLLFMKKKEFLDHQLFELNRKDQSLFLQILLAVTEIKLNNSEARRKQEWKNNQFSLFGIHTRILKVDQAQINGGRFLNELTSILIVFWSAKAVIAGEITLGTMLAIQFIIGSLSLPVSNTIDFLVGYQRAMLSLVRLSEVHNQTLENSKEKKETKIKSDDIELKKVSFRYGEPSTPLILKELDIIIPQGKTTAIVGASGSGKTTLLKLLARIYNPTEGKIMVGNVNLEEVHSNSWRRKCGIVLQDGILFHDTIERNITESNSNDPTDRDLMKKAVELSNLDEMIDKLPLGYQTKVGEQGQLLSGGEKQRLLIARALYKNPDYLFFDEATSSLDSQNEKAITENLSSFYRNKTVVVIAHRLSTVKHADQILVMNDGKIVEKGNHQELISLQGFYYDLIVNQLGA, encoded by the coding sequence ATGTTCAGGATAGCAGAATTTCCGGGATACAGACAACTGGACCAAATGGATTGCGGGCCTACCTGTCTTAAAATGATAACTGAATTTTTCGGGAGGGACTTCCATTTAGATTACCTCAGGAAAATTTCTGGTCTTCAAAAAAGCGGGGCTTCCTTTGCGGGATTATCTACAGCGCTTGAAGAGTTAGGGATAGATTCAATTGGTGTAAAGGCAGAAATGGAAGAATTAATAAATGAAGTTCCTCTTCCTGCTATTGCCCACTGGAACTCAAATCACTTTGTGGTGGTTTATAAGACTAACCGTAAGTACATCTTTATATCAGATCCTGCAGTAGGGAGGGTAAAATATAAACATTCCGAATTTCGTGAAAAATGGGCAGGAGGTTCTGCAAAAGGTGTTCTGCTTTTAGTAGAACCTACAGAACATTACCTGGAACAGGAGTCGCCTGAAATGAAAAGCAAGAGCAGTTTCCAATTTTTAATCGACTACCTCTTGCCTTACCGAAAATATTTGAATCAGGTGCTCATAGGTCTTTTTTTGGCCACTGTAATCCAATTGATCTTGCCGTTTTTAACCCAAAGCCTGGTGGACTATGGGATCAATTTTCAGAACATAGGGTTTATTCATCTCATTGTGATTGCCCAACTTTTTCTATTCCTCTCCCGGTCAGCAACGGAAGTGATTAGAGACTGGCTATTACTTTATATAAGTACAAGAGTGAATATAGAGATGATCTCAGATTTTCTGGATAAACTACTCAAACTGCCCATATCATATTTTGATTCTAAGACAACAGGAGATTTCCTGCAAAGAATCTATGATCACCAAAGAGTTGATGAATTTCTTAGCGGAAGGGCTTTAACTATCCCATTTGATATATTTTATATTATTGTTTTTGCTGTAGTGCTCTACTTTTTTGATCCCACCATTACCTTCATCTTCATTTTGGGCACAGGCTTGTTTTTGGGGTGGTCCCTATTATTTATGAAAAAGAAGGAATTTCTGGATCATCAACTTTTCGAATTGAACCGAAAGGATCAATCGTTATTTCTTCAAATTTTGTTGGCAGTAACCGAAATTAAATTAAATAATTCTGAAGCCAGGCGCAAACAGGAATGGAAGAATAACCAATTTTCCTTATTTGGTATACACACCAGAATTCTAAAGGTAGATCAGGCTCAAATTAATGGCGGGAGATTTCTAAATGAACTTACCAGTATCCTGATTGTTTTTTGGTCTGCAAAAGCTGTAATAGCAGGGGAGATAACATTAGGTACTATGTTGGCTATTCAGTTTATAATTGGCAGCCTTTCTTTACCCGTTTCGAACACTATTGATTTTCTGGTGGGGTATCAAAGAGCGATGCTTTCATTAGTAAGGCTTTCCGAAGTACATAATCAAACCCTGGAAAATAGCAAGGAAAAGAAGGAGACTAAAATCAAATCAGATGATATAGAATTAAAGAAAGTAAGTTTTAGGTATGGGGAACCTTCCACTCCTTTGATTCTTAAAGAACTTGATATAATTATTCCTCAGGGTAAAACCACTGCAATAGTTGGTGCCAGTGGTTCAGGAAAAACCACCTTGCTTAAATTGTTGGCCAGAATTTATAATCCTACAGAAGGTAAAATAATGGTTGGGAATGTTAATCTCGAGGAGGTTCATTCCAATTCTTGGCGAAGAAAGTGCGGGATTGTACTACAGGACGGAATTCTTTTCCATGATACCATTGAACGTAATATAACCGAATCGAATTCCAATGATCCCACTGATAGAGATTTGATGAAGAAGGCCGTTGAGCTTTCCAATTTGGATGAGATGATTGATAAACTTCCTCTGGGATATCAAACTAAGGTAGGGGAACAGGGACAGCTCTTGAGTGGAGGAGAAAAACAAAGATTGCTAATTGCCAGGGCATTATATAAAAATCCGGATTATTTATTTTTCGATGAGGCAACCAGTTCACTTGATTCACAAAACGAAAAAGCTATAACTGAAAATTTATCTTCTTTTTATAGAAACAAAACCGTGGTGGTGATTGCTCATCGGCTTTCAACCGTAAAGCATGCAGATCAAATTCTGGTGATGAACGATGGTAAGATTGTGGAGAAAGGAAACCACCAGGAATTAATCTCTTTACAAGGGTTTTATTATGATCTAATCGTAAATCAATTGGGAGCTTAA
- a CDS encoding HlyD family secretion protein, with the protein MDRKYINKKMMRPDAEPNWILRRGQNIVVLVFILAVVLASFFSFNEIIIGKVKVTSKFPPVEIIAKQQGKLMELHFQPGDMVKAGAVLAMIENSANAGDVNYLKEKLTNRVFFETIDSLKLVFPTDLRLGNLIQPSYQYFLSNYQEVILEKILKNNELIQFQLKDEVKSQKRIAENKNKELLLADRSFELQERNLERHRELLKKGVISHHDLEKVENEFLEAQQKYEIITQQIEQVKIDLSTLEKDRKLAESSHFRTSSTGAVKLEAAREALLSNILNWEEKYLLVSPIDGKLSFNNVWGNFQNVEEGELVFVIMPLNSNSVVGRCKVPVRNSGKILEGQSAYLKLDNYPYREWGILKGKVESISDIPGAGSEDYLVFLSIDSLTTSYGRELKFNRELIGDVEIILEETSVIERIFYEFRHLWSLKEY; encoded by the coding sequence ATGGACAGGAAGTATATTAATAAGAAGATGATGAGACCAGATGCCGAGCCAAATTGGATTTTACGGCGGGGGCAGAATATTGTGGTTCTGGTCTTCATATTAGCTGTAGTTCTTGCCAGTTTTTTTTCCTTTAATGAAATCATAATAGGAAAGGTTAAGGTGACCTCTAAATTTCCCCCAGTAGAAATAATAGCTAAACAGCAAGGAAAACTGATGGAACTACATTTCCAGCCCGGTGATATGGTAAAAGCGGGAGCAGTTTTAGCAATGATTGAAAATTCTGCAAATGCCGGAGATGTCAATTATTTAAAGGAAAAATTGACCAATAGGGTTTTCTTTGAAACAATAGATTCCTTAAAATTAGTTTTTCCCACTGATCTTAGGTTAGGGAATTTGATACAGCCATCATACCAATATTTTTTATCCAATTATCAGGAGGTCATTTTGGAAAAAATATTAAAAAACAATGAGCTTATTCAGTTTCAGTTGAAGGATGAGGTTAAAAGCCAGAAACGCATTGCAGAAAATAAAAATAAAGAACTTCTGCTGGCGGATAGGTCCTTTGAATTGCAGGAAAGAAATTTGGAAAGACACAGGGAGTTATTGAAAAAGGGAGTAATATCTCATCACGATTTGGAAAAAGTGGAGAATGAATTTTTAGAAGCCCAACAGAAGTATGAAATTATTACTCAACAAATTGAGCAAGTAAAGATTGACCTAAGCACTTTGGAGAAGGATAGAAAACTGGCAGAAAGCTCACATTTTAGGACTTCATCTACAGGAGCTGTGAAACTTGAAGCAGCCAGAGAAGCTTTATTAAGCAATATCCTGAACTGGGAGGAAAAATACCTACTCGTTAGCCCAATTGATGGTAAGCTTTCTTTTAATAATGTTTGGGGAAATTTTCAGAATGTAGAGGAAGGGGAATTGGTTTTTGTTATTATGCCTTTGAATAGTAACAGCGTGGTTGGAAGATGTAAAGTTCCGGTGAGGAATTCGGGCAAAATATTGGAAGGACAATCGGCATACCTGAAGCTGGACAATTATCCTTACAGAGAATGGGGGATTTTAAAAGGTAAGGTGGAGTCAATTTCTGATATTCCCGGCGCGGGCAGTGAAGATTATCTAGTCTTTCTGAGTATAGATAGTTTGACTACTTCTTATGGGAGAGAGCTAAAATTTAATAGGGAGTTAATTGGGGATGTGGAAATCATTTTAGAAGAGACAAGTGTTATAGAAAGGATCTTTTATGAATTTAGGCATCTATGGTCGTTGAAGGAATACTAG
- a CDS encoding ABC transporter permease, which translates to MIRNYFKIAWRNILKNKGIFSINIAGLAIGIASCLLILLFVVDELSYDRFNEKADEIVRVVFRANVNGEEMKEAVVMAPVAQALKDEFPEVVEATRLTNLYNPKITYKNTSFRDSKFAYVDPNFFEIFTLPVIKGDEVTPLKEPNSVVLTEKEAKKYFGNEDPIGKILTLEEKDRQYKVTAIIEEVPKNSHFRFDIFASTVGYLPAQGTSWMNSDFHTYLLLKEGTSAEGLEAKLPAVVEKYMGPQMKGEMGMTFSEFKKDNEIGLFLQPLTDIHLKSDFIASTELQQGGDIKYIYIFSAVALFMLLIACINFTNLATAAASKRAKEVGIRKVLGSNKKQLIYQFLAESFIATAAAMILALILFSLALPVFNDLAGKELPLEYLFQPGVVLLMIVLLFIIGFFAGGYPAFFLSSFKPIAALKNKFSSSGKSNGIRSGLVVFQFAISAGLIFATLIVYEQMDFIQNKKLGYEKDQMLVLRESYLLGEKQDAFKNRITNDPRVTSVTQSAFIPAGPSDNSMSGVFLQQEFKRRMFVYNVDEQYIPTLGMELLEGRNFSSSFGTDSTNVIINERAAEILGFKKDPIGKTLIRDTNDGGRVLTVIGVVKDFHFKSLHKNIDPLIMLYNPYGGLIVRTNTANMSALIEDLHTSWNIFNEQEPFSYSILDDAYNETYRAEQKMGSILSIFTFLTIFVACLGLFGLVTYTAEQRIKEIGIRKVLGSSIPQIVALLSKDFLKLVFVSFLFAFPLGYYLMNTWLQDFAYRIEVGWQVFVLAAIITIAVAFLTISFKTIKAAMQNPVDSLRTE; encoded by the coding sequence ATGATACGCAATTACTTTAAAATCGCCTGGAGGAATATTCTTAAGAACAAGGGAATATTTTCTATAAATATTGCCGGGCTCGCCATTGGGATTGCTTCCTGTCTCCTCATCCTCCTTTTTGTGGTAGATGAACTGAGTTATGACCGGTTCAATGAAAAGGCAGATGAAATTGTTAGGGTGGTATTCCGCGCCAATGTAAATGGAGAAGAGATGAAAGAGGCCGTGGTGATGGCTCCTGTCGCTCAGGCTTTAAAGGATGAATTTCCGGAAGTGGTGGAAGCTACCAGGTTAACGAATTTATACAATCCCAAGATCACCTATAAGAATACTTCTTTTCGCGATAGCAAATTTGCGTATGTAGATCCCAATTTCTTTGAGATCTTCACCCTGCCTGTAATTAAGGGGGATGAGGTTACCCCACTTAAAGAGCCAAATTCAGTAGTACTCACCGAAAAGGAAGCAAAAAAATATTTTGGCAATGAGGATCCTATAGGGAAAATATTGACACTGGAGGAGAAGGACCGGCAGTATAAAGTCACGGCTATTATTGAGGAAGTACCAAAAAACTCCCATTTCCGTTTTGATATTTTTGCATCTACAGTAGGTTATCTTCCCGCACAGGGTACCTCCTGGATGAATTCAGATTTCCATACTTATTTATTGCTGAAGGAAGGTACTTCTGCTGAAGGTCTTGAAGCAAAATTGCCGGCTGTTGTAGAGAAATATATGGGACCGCAGATGAAGGGGGAAATGGGTATGACTTTTTCTGAATTTAAGAAGGACAATGAGATTGGTTTATTCCTGCAGCCTCTTACAGATATTCATTTGAAGTCAGATTTTATAGCTTCTACAGAACTGCAGCAGGGTGGCGATATAAAATACATTTACATCTTTAGTGCTGTAGCCTTGTTTATGCTTTTGATCGCCTGTATCAACTTTACCAACCTTGCTACTGCCGCAGCTTCAAAAAGAGCTAAGGAAGTGGGAATTCGAAAAGTGCTGGGTTCCAACAAAAAGCAGCTTATTTACCAGTTTCTGGCAGAGTCGTTCATAGCTACCGCTGCTGCAATGATCCTGGCCCTTATTCTTTTTTCTTTAGCATTGCCTGTTTTCAATGATCTCGCAGGTAAGGAACTGCCGCTGGAATATTTGTTTCAGCCGGGAGTGGTGCTGTTAATGATTGTCTTGCTTTTCATTATCGGATTTTTTGCAGGGGGCTATCCCGCCTTTTTCCTCTCGTCCTTTAAGCCCATCGCGGCACTTAAGAATAAATTCTCCTCTTCAGGAAAAAGTAATGGCATTCGCAGCGGCCTGGTGGTCTTTCAGTTTGCTATTTCAGCAGGGTTGATATTCGCAACTCTCATAGTCTATGAGCAAATGGATTTTATTCAAAATAAAAAGCTGGGCTATGAAAAGGACCAGATGCTGGTGTTGCGAGAATCCTATTTGCTTGGAGAGAAGCAGGATGCCTTTAAAAACAGGATAACTAACGATCCCCGGGTTACAAGTGTTACCCAATCTGCCTTTATACCTGCCGGCCCATCAGATAATAGTATGTCCGGTGTTTTTCTTCAGCAGGAATTCAAGAGAAGAATGTTTGTTTATAATGTAGATGAGCAGTATATCCCAACATTGGGAATGGAACTACTTGAAGGGCGAAATTTTTCATCTTCTTTCGGGACAGATTCCACCAACGTGATCATAAATGAACGGGCTGCAGAGATCCTGGGTTTTAAGAAGGATCCTATAGGAAAAACCCTGATAAGAGATACGAATGATGGAGGCCGGGTGCTTACAGTTATTGGAGTGGTAAAAGATTTTCATTTTAAGTCGCTTCACAAGAATATCGATCCACTCATCATGCTTTACAACCCATATGGTGGCTTGATCGTGAGAACCAACACAGCAAATATGTCGGCACTTATTGAAGACCTGCATACCTCCTGGAACATCTTTAACGAGCAGGAGCCCTTTAGTTATTCTATTCTGGACGATGCGTATAATGAGACTTACCGCGCAGAACAAAAGATGGGCAGCATTTTAAGCATCTTTACCTTTCTAACAATTTTTGTTGCCTGCCTGGGGCTTTTTGGCCTGGTGACCTACACTGCCGAACAGCGAATTAAGGAAATAGGAATACGAAAAGTACTGGGATCAAGTATCCCGCAAATTGTAGCATTGCTTTCCAAAGATTTCCTGAAGCTGGTGTTTGTCTCATTTTTATTCGCATTTCCACTGGGCTATTACCTAATGAATACCTGGTTACAGGATTTTGCCTATCGCATCGAAGTGGGGTGGCAGGTGTTCGTTTTGGCCGCTATTATTACTATCGCTGTTGCGTTTCTAACCATTAGCTTTAAAACCATCAAAGCAGCAATGCAAAATCCCGTGGATAGTTTGAGGACAGAGTAG
- a CDS encoding ABC transporter ATP-binding protein, with translation MLQLDHIYKYVKQGGRRIFLLNDLSLKVEEGEFFSVMGPSGSGKSTLLNIIGMLDGFEEGEYFFMNEPVHKLKEKDRTKLFHHNVGFIFQAYHLLDELTVYENIETPLLYKNVRSSERKAMVADMLDKFNIVGKKDLFPAQLSGGQQQLVGIARALITRPKLILADEPTGNLNSKQGDEIMQVFKELNEEGVTIIQATHSESNATYGSRTLHLMDGTIVRHKSEIL, from the coding sequence ATGCTACAACTAGACCACATCTACAAATACGTAAAACAGGGGGGGAGACGAATATTCCTGCTGAACGATCTAAGCTTAAAAGTTGAAGAAGGGGAGTTCTTTTCGGTAATGGGGCCTTCGGGTTCGGGGAAATCTACGCTGCTCAATATAATTGGAATGCTGGATGGCTTTGAGGAGGGAGAGTATTTTTTTATGAACGAGCCGGTGCATAAATTAAAGGAAAAGGATCGTACAAAGCTGTTTCATCACAATGTAGGTTTTATATTCCAGGCATATCACCTGCTGGATGAGCTTACGGTTTATGAAAATATAGAGACCCCACTACTTTATAAAAACGTAAGATCATCAGAGCGAAAAGCGATGGTGGCCGATATGCTGGACAAATTCAATATTGTTGGCAAGAAAGACTTGTTCCCTGCCCAGCTTAGCGGGGGGCAGCAGCAATTGGTGGGAATCGCCAGGGCACTAATTACCAGGCCAAAGTTAATCCTGGCAGATGAGCCTACCGGAAACCTCAATTCCAAACAGGGAGACGAAATTATGCAAGTGTTTAAGGAGCTTAATGAGGAGGGGGTGACCATCATCCAGGCCACGCATTCTGAAAGTAATGCGACCTATGGCAGCAGAACCTTACATTTAATGGACGGTACAATCGTAAGACACAAATCTGAAATCCTATAG